DNA from Ziziphus jujuba cultivar Dongzao chromosome 2, ASM3175591v1:
ACTTAAAATTTGGTTGAATCTTTGAGTAGATTTTTTGATCATGGGTGTCATTGTTTTGGTAAGATGAGCATATCATCAGTTACCCATCTCATGGATTTTCCATTAATATATGGTTTATAAATTATCATTGAGTTTTGAGTAATCAACCCCCATCAGTTAATTTAGTATAAtatccaataaaattaaattgaaattggacAATCTAGGACCGAATTTTTGCTGGTATTggtattatgttaaaaaaatctcGATCTTGAATGCAGGGTCCAAAGGATTCATAGTGTAACTGAACTATTTTGTGTCCAATTTTCATAATCATgaagtataattaattttaaaactgttGGCATGCACCACTCCTCTAAATAAATTTCTGGAATCTTAAATAATATTTCATATGTTTTAGGCTCCCATACTGAACTTAGAAGTGACCTTtaatgtgtaaaatcaactcgcacatatataaattgttttcaaataataaagtgaaaaaatagaATTGTCGTATccgaaaaattaaaagttaaatactaaagataatttagtttttgattatttgaatTAGCAATTTAGAtagcaattgaaaactaattaaattaacattaaataaaaacaatcaattaaaattaaacttatatatCCTCTTTCAATaaggtgggggctatatataggaccttagaaatttttttctctctttgtttttaatGTTGAACTTTTACAAGACACATTTTGTAAGTCATTAAATGGGTTGGatgaattttatatgtaaaaaaaactTCCTAATATTACTTGCTCCCCACAACTTTCATTTTTTCTAATTCcttgtaaaaaaaattgttgattagtttaatttatcgttaatgaagcatgtgacatggcatatatcttattaatgataaattaactagTTATCACTATTTGTCCTTATGCAATTATTCCCTCTCTTTATTAATGGTAGAGATTTAATTAGaatattctttttataaatttcaaacttcaaatgatgatatctttttgcTTGTACTTTGTAATTcgaaaataatatgatatttgaaatcattaaatcgtgaaaattcatattatatccacttcatttataaaatttctgacagaaattttgtgaaattttcaaagaatctttttaaaatattctcgATGTTTAATATGTTTGAGCTCAAATTTTGATTTCCACCATAACTCGACATAAGGAATCTATTTttatgattgtttttttttttaattcttcctTCTTCACctagattcaaaaaaaaaaaaaaaatatatatatatatatatatatatatatatatatatatatatatatatttaagtatctttccatatcaaattaatataaactagcaaatattaagttataaatatgatataaaatcattaataatttaAGCCTAACAATCCTATAGCTAAATAGAAGTGTCATCGTTGTACTGTgagtgaaaattattttcaaatatatttttgggtaTGTTAGATTGATGATTTTcatggttttgaatttttataggaatcttgaataattatgattatatatgagtatatatatatatatataaaaatgttctCATCTTAtgtgatttttgataaaattctaaatatttttaaattttaatatcctCATAGTGAAATTATAAATCTTAGTATCTAAaaggttttgaaaattgatgttttaatccAATTATTATCAACTTGGTTTTATGAAATGGAAATCATTGGTTTTGGAAAAGTGAAATTGGAGAGTATTgttcaataaatccaataagtaAGAAAATAAGGATTTAGGAAGGTTAATCGACATGGAACTGTttgaagaaattgaaaattgagattatggaataaataaatttgggaTGGATATCGGATCGGTTTAGTTGGttttttgtattcttttttgTAAACCAAACTAAACtgaattataaaagaaaaccaaatcAAACGGATTGACGATTTTCGATTCAATTCGATTGGATTTCATCAGTTTtcatattctattatttttaaatttttaaatatttttaattatttaacattttttaaaaaatattatttttttttagggcACATTTCATTCTCCTCTTTTAAAGTTCggggaaattaaaaatttctctCTAAGGTTTACGAAATTGCAAACACCTTCCCTATCGTTAGACATCAGTCCACAattctctctctcgctctctttcCCACGCGGCACTAacaaaattattcttcaattcCTACatgatatattcatataataatatttaatatatgataaaatcatataataatatttattaatagaataatattttaaaatctattgctctctttttctctcttccttttttatttatttatttttttttatctctttcaTCTTATTTTCTTCAGACACTACAACCATCTTTACCTTCTCCTTTTCTTCATGAGGCAGATAAATCTAGGTATTTATCCAAGCATTGTATCGATAAATTATAAGTTAAGCAAAACCAACAACAAAGGCACATAATTCTTgggaaattatgatttttttttttttttttaactccaaCTACAAAAAAATGAACTAATCAAATTTAGCTTACAAACATCGTCCAAAAAAAAGTTAGCTTAGAAACTCTTTTTGATgctttcattttcaaattataattaaaaacaaaaatagatgcataaaaaaaaaaatctctttctctgtttcttcttATTCCACTCTGCATTGACAAAACTCGATGCAGTAAATCctctttcccccccccccccccccccccctataTAACCCTATATCATAtacttggtaaataaataaataaataaatatatatatatatatatatatatatatatgtatatatgtgtgtgtacacccatatttatatcaaaacaatctaatatttttaatatcaggttttctttcattatagaatttaaaatttaaaaattataaaagataaaatacacTTTACCACCccaaatattatcatatttttttcactttaccaACTGAACTAATAATTTTGACACATTACCAcctaaactattattttattaacatttcACTACAATGTCAAACGGCGTTAAAGGAGGACGCCTAACAGAATGGGCACATATGCAGCTCTTCTAACCAAAACAATGGGCATTTGATAGAAGAAAAACTTATCCCCATAAATCATGTCTGAGAAGCAAATAAAGAGCCAAGTGGAATGAAACCATTTTCCTTCCCTTGATCATCGTTCCTATAACAGAGGATTTTAAATCctttagtttaaaataatttgcagTTACTTTATTAATACAAAGGTCTCAAGATAAGGAGCATGGCAAAGCACAGCTTCAATTAATTCTATGTAATTGCTACCAACGATTCATTTATCTTTTACCTTCAGATGCTCCAAACTTGGCATATCGAACACTGCATCTTCCTTATGTTTTTAGGAATAATATGAACCTATAAAAAGTTAAATACAaaatgaagaacaaaaaaaaaaaaaaaaaaaaaaaggcagttTAGCCAATTCAACCGTTGATTAACTAATGGAGCATATATGTATGGTTACCCCTTAAAAAGGTCTTTGATGATCAGATTCTACAAGAATTCTCATTGTAGGAAACAAACACCACGATTGCTGGGATACtcgacttcttcttcttccgcCCAACAGCATATATAGAAAGAGCACACCccattttcttcttattcttcttactGGGTGCGTTACTTAGATGTTCATTCAAACATAACATCATACACAAAAACCAGTCATCCAACTCTACATTTTAAATAGAATCCCCAatcaaagataataataaaaaaaaaaatgaaagaattataattaatccaaaattttcaGGTGGGATATTGAATTTGAGTAATGAATCAAATCCAAAATGGTAATGATTTTGAACAAAAACCCAATTATGTATAAAATTAAAGGGACAATAGAAACAGGTAAAGGAAAGAAAGTAAAGGATTTGAAAAATCCTCTACTACGGAAAACATGAGCAAGGAAGGAAAACGAAAggatttcattcttttttttagaACATATTATCTAATATACAATCTATCGAAAATTCCTCTGCATCCTATTAGTTGCTCAATTACAGAAACTAACCTGTTTCTGTCTTTTATTTTGCACCTCTTATGTGAATATGGGAAccaatttttctttccactaaATGCCTTTAATTTTGGTCACATGAAATGCACGTGTCCCCTAACAAATGTTTGACATTGTAATGAAATGCCagcaaaataaaagtttaggtggcaatatattaaaatcattaatTCAGGTGGTAAATTATAGAATGAATTAAAAGTTTAAGATGTTAAAGTGTATTTTATCCAATTATAAATTATAGATTTAAtaacttattaaaattttatttaagaaaaataaattctgtTGACATCCAGTgattaataaatacaattttaaatttcaccCTTTAGCAtgatctaaaaattaaaaattaaaagagaaaattctaatattaatttggatattaaagattttatttgaatatgattatatttatgtatattattataCATTCAATTGAAAACAAGCAATCTGAGCGtggtgaagaaaataaaaaataaaattaaaatagtaaaaatgagAATCATCTTCATAAATTTTGGGAAAATGACAATCATGTTAAGCCAAGTATAGCCAAGTATGCCACACAGTGGATTAGAACATATGCATGCCACCAAGGGCTGCTTCAAGAGATCTGATGGAGAAGtaaagaaaacataacaaaaagaTTGTTGATGGGTCCTCGAAATCTAGGGTGCTTAAATCAACAGAATTGGAGAGAAGAGAAAAATTGATTGTTAAAGAAATCTGGGTGATGAAGaacaaaagaaagagaagaatagaggaagaagaagaagaggagtgaggaaaaaaaaaattttttttgctaataataagaaaattgtataaaaaaattttaaaaatgttgatACTTGtcttaattatttaatacaactaattaaaaacaaaagcaaatctaattaaaaaattcctatttatgttcatttttgttttaattttaggtTAAGCTACATTTTTTTATCTGTTATTTACTTAAACttttttctagttttaattACACTTATTTTTAActcaaaacttttaaaaattaacaaaatcaattatttttttatttttttatttttgcctcaaagattttagaaagaaaaaaaataccttatatgtgtatatatatgcaataaatttataatttttttattttttgtttagttacacttttatttttaattaaaaaattaattttcaatatatttatttttgtttttaattaattgtattaaataattatgcTGGTTTGCAATTATAcataaaagttaaaagaagaataaaaatatgtatagatataaaaataaataaataaaaggaaaaaaaatctaacataaagataaataaaaataaaatattaaacttaCAAAAAGTAAGACATATTACAATGATACCCTAAGACATATTACAATGGTACCCCTGCGGTACATCCCTGGGatgtattttaaaaagggaTATTAGCAGCCAAGCACCTCGAATTTTATGCAGGTTGACACATTGCACTCTAAACTTTTTTTCCTGGCATTTGGCACCCCAAACCTCCTTTTTGCTTGTAACGTTAATTCtctgttaaaaatttataatggaatgaTAAGATGCTTTGCATGTGCTCATCAAACGAGGTTAAATCATGTAATTTTACAACTTTGAGGCTCTGTTTGGAACTTaggaaatataaagaaaaaaattgaggggaaaaaagggaaaagaaaagaaaaaaagaaagacgcAGGAAATGTTgtttgatggaaaaaaaaagatagatctGAAGTTATTTGGAAAAAATCGATAGAAAGAAGCTCCTCCATTGCTAAAATAGAGTTTTGCTTTCCTAAAATATCAGTTAGATAGAGCGGAGATAAACAGAGAGAGttataaagaaagagagaatacACAAAAAAAGGAGGATAGAGAGAGAGGAGATAGACAAAGAGAtttacagagaaagagagagtacacccaaaaaaaaaaaaggacagagacagagaaaaatgagagagagataaagaccGAGAGAGTTACAGAGAAAAAGAGAatatattgaagaaaaaaagaaaaaaagaaaaaaaagaggatagATACAAAGAAAAGGGAAAGATCGAGAGAGTTACAGTGAAAGAAAGAgtacacaaaataaaataaaaaagaagatgacagagacaaagaaagaggagagagagagagagagaaaacttCATTCCGAAAatcacttcttcttcttcttcttcttcttcgtctttcCACATCCATGTCTGTTCTCTTTCATTCCTCATCTTTTTCATTCCCCCGTGCTCTTTCAAACCCAAaatcctttctctttttttttcctcccttcttcttcttcttcttcttcttccaaaccaCCACTCTCAGTAACATCAGACAATCCCAAACTCGAATGGAACTCTAATTTCTAAATTGAGAACAGTAAAATTACATGATTTACCCTCGTTTAATGAGCACATGCAAGGCACCTGATCATTCcattatgcatttttaacagACGAACCAATGgtgcaagcaaaaaaaaaaaaaagtttggggTGCAAAATGCCAGAAAAAAAGTTTAGCGTCTAATATGTCCACCTCAATAAGATTTGGAGTGCTTGGCTGCCCATATCTCTTCTAAAAACGTCAATAGcttttaaatattgaataagTTATTATGCCTTTGTATCTTTATATTTAAcagtaaaaaattaatgatagaaaaaaattcttgtaatttagtaaaatcttaaaaattacaGTGCAACTAACTTAAATTTTCGGGAGATGGATGAAATATactctattttttaataattaaaatttaatatttttaaaatataattaatcataataaaataataaaaaaatgatatataatatactgGTTAGTTCCATATACGGACCTAAGCGATGCCCAGTGCCccccctcaattttttttctttttcttttttatttttttagtattttttgctatttactattttatccttaaaaatttaataaagcgTCCTCCGAGCGTCCTATCTATCCACCCATCTTCTCACTTTTTGCTAAAACTTGAGTTTCATTGAaaccaaaagaagaaaacaggAACAAAAGCCTCTACTCAGGAAGTGTCCTTAGGATCACTTTCCCGAGTCATACAAAGAAACCAATTTTGCAGGATCCAATTTGGATCAATAGGTCCATATAAATCTTAACTCACTACCCATTGGCTAATAAGGTGGGCCAAAAAGAAAAGTTgctaaaaaaatccaaatacaaagaGATAGTGTGAAAGAAAGGTTCAGCAGTCCAGTGAAGGTTTGTAATGTCTTTATCCTGAAGAGCTCTGATCACATTTAAAGTATCTGATTCAAACTGGACGCTGCTCCAACTGAAATTCTTCGCTACTTGCATGGCCTTCAAAATAGCTTCCAACTCAGCTGTCTCTGGAATGTTCACAGCCGAATTGAAAGCTTGAATGTGGAGGACCTTACCTCTGGAATTTCTGGCAACCACCGCCAGGTGGCTACCTTCATTTCTAATAGCTACATCTATATTAAGCTTGATGACATCTTCCAAAGGCCTTCTCCAAACATGGGATAGTAGAGCAAAGTCGCTTGTCCGAGGGATGTGGACTGGTTCCTCTCTACTAATTGCCTCTTTAAGCTCTTGGAATCTCTTCATCACTACCGTAGATGCTACCTCAATATTGTCCACACTACCTTTATGAACAATTTGGTTCCTAATTCACCAAATATGTTCCAGGTTAATAGCACTGTACATAAAGAAAATTTCCTTATCTTCCGGATTAATTGGAAGGTATCCCTCCGGGTTGGAAAGGAACTTAAGAAAGGCAAAAATATCATTGTGTCCAAACTCCTCCCACCGAATTCCCCAAGGGCTCGCAAACCACAATCTCTTGGCAATCTCGTAATGGAAAAAAAGATGGATTTCTATTTCTGAACTCTGACATCCGTGACCGCACTCCAAATTCTCCAGACTCATACCTCTGGCAATAAGATTATTAAGAACTGGTAGACCTTCATTGGCCAAGTTCCAAAGGAAGAATTTGGTTCTTTCATGGATCTTG
Protein-coding regions in this window:
- the LOC125422670 gene encoding uncharacterized protein LOC125422670, with translation MDVEGDLSNENWWKHLWRSKIHERTKFFLWNLANEGLPVLNNLIARGMSLENLECGHGCQSSEIEIHLFFHYEIAKRLWNQIVHKGSVDNIEVASTVVMKRFQELKEAISREEPVHIPRTSDFALLSHVWRRPLEDVIKLNIDVAIRNEGSHLAVVARNSRGKVLHIQAFNSAVNIPETAELEAILKAMQVAKNFSWSSVQFESDTLNVIRALQDKDITNLHWTAEPFFHTISLYLDFFSNFSFWPTLLANG